In Acidimicrobiales bacterium, one DNA window encodes the following:
- a CDS encoding division/cell wall cluster transcriptional repressor MraZ: MFVGTFEHGLDEKGRLILPSAFRDAFATGGYLTKSLEGCLALMGEAEFQAQYEHRMRLASAGRVARNAARAFMAGSVPIVPDKQGRIAIPAKLREFADLDRTCVVNGFGERIEIWSDERWAVNGAEGDEALLEGDEAEAHLQLMLREDSL, from the coding sequence GTGTTTGTCGGGACGTTCGAGCATGGGCTCGATGAGAAGGGGAGGCTGATCCTTCCCTCCGCGTTCCGCGACGCCTTCGCTACCGGCGGCTACCTCACCAAGAGCCTCGAGGGCTGCCTGGCCCTGATGGGTGAGGCCGAGTTTCAGGCCCAGTACGAACACCGCATGCGCCTGGCCAGCGCCGGCCGGGTTGCCCGCAACGCAGCCCGCGCCTTCATGGCCGGATCGGTGCCCATCGTTCCCGACAAGCAGGGCCGCATCGCCATTCCAGCGAAGCTCCGCGAGTTCGCCGACCTCGACCGCACCTGCGTGGTCAACGGATTTGGCGAGCGCATCGAGATCTGGAGCGACGAGCGCTGGGCCGTAAACGGTGCCGAAGGCGACGAAGCGCTGCTCGAAGGCGACGAGGCCGAAGCGCACCTGCAATTGATGTTGCGGGAGGACAGCTTGTGA
- a CDS encoding HNH endonuclease, with translation MALVLVLNATYEPISVVSQRRGMTLVLSEKADSLAESDDVWHSERSQFNPPEVVKLRYFVKVPRRRRAPLHRRALFARDAHTCQYCGDAAECVDHVHPRSKGGQHTWENVVACCKRCNLAKGDRLLADSPQFRLRRPPTAPSPGLWVALSVRSLPAAWVPYLPELPEGIELAATA, from the coding sequence ATGGCGCTCGTATTGGTTCTGAACGCGACCTACGAGCCCATAAGTGTTGTGTCGCAACGGCGAGGGATGACGTTGGTGTTGTCCGAGAAGGCCGATTCCCTGGCCGAATCAGACGACGTGTGGCATTCCGAGCGCAGCCAGTTCAACCCACCCGAGGTGGTGAAGCTCCGGTATTTCGTCAAGGTTCCCAGGCGACGTCGGGCGCCGCTGCACCGGCGGGCCCTGTTCGCGCGCGACGCCCACACCTGCCAGTACTGCGGCGATGCGGCCGAGTGCGTCGACCATGTCCACCCCCGCAGCAAGGGTGGCCAGCACACTTGGGAGAACGTCGTGGCGTGCTGCAAGCGCTGCAACCTGGCCAAGGGCGATCGCCTGCTGGCCGATTCGCCCCAGTTTCGATTGCGACGCCCGCCTACGGCTCCCTCGCCCGGGCTGTGGGTCGCCCTGTCTGTGCGCAGCTTGCCAGCCGCGTGGGTTCCGTACCTGCCAGAGTTGCCCGAGGGCATCGAGCTGGCCGCCACGGCCTGA
- a CDS encoding acyl-CoA dehydrogenase family protein, which translates to MQPTYPPQAAEFRSKIQSFLAENLPSDWKGIGALTQAEAEAFTTTWRKVLFENNLLGLNWPTEYGGPGLSELEQVIVAEEFQKAGVPTGGPNDAFGIQMVGNTIIHWGTEEQKRHFLPRILSGDDTWCQGYSEPNAGSDLANLGLKAELDGDEWVLNGQKIWTSAGHLADWIFVLGRTNADAAKHKGITFFLVPMSQPGIEVRPIKMISGESEFNEVFFSDARCPKDNIVGEVNEGWRVAMTLLGFERGEAAATLPVTFRAELDRLNQLAKATGANEDPIIRQRLAWCHEKVEIMRYLGMRSLTKYLAGNPPGPDAAITKLNWSEYHKVVTELSLDILGPVAMVPTGEPPKSAFQADAAGTPASNIRSWTDTFLNARAGTIYAGTSQVQRNIIGEQVLGLPKEPRADTGAWKDVKS; encoded by the coding sequence ATGCAGCCGACCTACCCACCTCAAGCGGCCGAGTTCCGCTCGAAGATCCAAAGCTTCCTCGCCGAGAACCTGCCCTCAGACTGGAAGGGCATCGGGGCGCTGACACAGGCCGAGGCCGAAGCGTTCACCACGACGTGGCGCAAGGTGCTCTTCGAGAACAACCTGCTGGGCCTCAACTGGCCCACCGAGTACGGCGGGCCGGGCCTGTCCGAACTCGAGCAGGTGATCGTGGCCGAAGAGTTCCAGAAGGCGGGTGTGCCGACCGGTGGCCCCAACGACGCGTTCGGCATCCAGATGGTCGGAAACACCATCATCCACTGGGGCACCGAAGAACAAAAGCGCCACTTCCTGCCGCGCATCCTCAGCGGCGACGACACGTGGTGCCAGGGCTACAGCGAGCCCAACGCCGGATCTGATCTTGCCAACCTGGGCCTGAAGGCCGAACTCGACGGCGACGAATGGGTTCTGAACGGCCAGAAGATCTGGACCTCGGCCGGCCATCTCGCCGACTGGATCTTCGTGCTCGGTCGCACCAACGCCGATGCCGCCAAACACAAGGGCATCACCTTCTTCCTTGTGCCGATGAGCCAGCCCGGCATCGAGGTGAGGCCCATCAAGATGATCTCGGGCGAGTCCGAGTTCAACGAGGTCTTCTTCTCCGACGCCCGCTGCCCCAAAGACAACATCGTCGGCGAGGTCAACGAGGGTTGGCGGGTCGCCATGACCCTGCTGGGCTTCGAACGAGGCGAGGCCGCAGCCACACTGCCGGTCACCTTCCGAGCCGAACTCGATCGCCTCAACCAGTTGGCGAAGGCAACCGGGGCCAACGAGGATCCGATCATTCGCCAGCGGTTGGCGTGGTGCCACGAGAAGGTCGAGATCATGCGCTACCTCGGCATGCGCAGCCTCACCAAGTACCTGGCCGGCAATCCACCTGGCCCCGATGCTGCCATCACCAAGCTCAACTGGTCCGAGTATCACAAGGTCGTCACCGAGCTTTCGCTCGACATCCTGGGACCCGTTGCGATGGTGCCGACGGGCGAGCCTCCCAAGTCGGCCTTCCAGGCCGATGCGGCCGGAACACCGGCCAGCAACATCCGATCCTGGACCGACACGTTCTTGAACGCGAGGGCGGGCACCATTTACGCAGGCACGTCGCAAGTGCAGCGCAATATCATCGGCGAGCAGGTTCTGGGTCTGCCCAAAGAACCCAGGGCCGATACAGGGGCCTGGAAAGACGTCAAGAGCTGA
- a CDS encoding DUF222 domain-containing protein, with protein MTVVTLDEFQVERGRAIDLVSTAKRFTQSHYSLVVACADFADGPVWVADGAASAAHWLAERTDHCANTVREWIRIGRCLRGLRASAEAFEKGDLSYSKVRALTRFATPENEAELLELAAKVPAADIGTALAARSVRNENDDVIEARHQRQRHFTTRTDPDGTICGSFRLAPLAGGKLMAAVNTTMMRSTAKRQADGTWPTVAQQKADALVDLAVAHGGRFVYEVVVHVSGDGCHLDDGTPLTDSAVGRLIPQAFIRGLIHDSERRPVDATNRRRRPTPRQKRLVKARDRVCVDCGRRDLLEYDHNPPHSSTGHTLTTELRLRCAACHTARHKSLGLD; from the coding sequence ATGACGGTGGTGACTCTCGACGAGTTCCAGGTCGAGCGCGGCAGGGCGATCGATCTGGTGTCGACGGCGAAGCGGTTCACCCAGAGCCATTACAGCCTCGTCGTGGCGTGTGCCGATTTTGCTGATGGGCCGGTTTGGGTCGCAGACGGCGCTGCGTCGGCTGCGCACTGGCTGGCCGAACGCACCGATCATTGCGCCAACACTGTGCGCGAGTGGATCCGCATCGGCCGTTGTCTTCGCGGTCTTCGCGCTTCCGCGGAGGCGTTCGAGAAGGGCGACCTGTCGTATTCGAAGGTTCGTGCGTTGACCCGTTTCGCCACTCCCGAGAACGAAGCCGAGTTGTTGGAGCTGGCGGCCAAGGTGCCAGCGGCCGACATCGGTACCGCTTTGGCGGCACGGTCGGTTCGAAATGAGAACGACGATGTCATCGAAGCTCGCCACCAGAGGCAGCGGCACTTCACGACCCGTACCGATCCCGACGGCACCATATGCGGTTCGTTCCGGTTGGCGCCGTTGGCCGGGGGCAAGCTGATGGCGGCAGTGAATACGACGATGATGCGTTCCACGGCCAAGCGGCAAGCCGATGGCACCTGGCCCACGGTCGCCCAGCAGAAGGCCGACGCATTGGTGGATCTCGCCGTGGCCCACGGTGGTCGCTTCGTGTACGAGGTGGTCGTGCACGTCTCCGGCGACGGCTGCCACCTCGACGACGGCACGCCACTGACCGACAGCGCAGTCGGCCGCCTCATTCCCCAGGCGTTCATCCGCGGGTTGATCCACGACAGCGAACGGAGGCCGGTCGACGCCACCAACCGGCGCAGGCGGCCCACCCCACGCCAGAAGCGACTGGTCAAGGCACGCGACAGGGTCTGCGTCGACTGCGGCCGGCGAGACCTGCTCGAATACGACCACAACCCACCACACAGCAGCACCGGCCACACACTGACAACCGAGCTGAGGCTTCGTTGTGCGGCCTGCCACACTGCAAGGCACAAGTCACTTGGGCTCGACTAG
- a CDS encoding MaoC family dehydratase gives MGEFPRQLVAVSGPIDADKLDGVAAGMGAWGDHTRSLLDKGIVSPDMICGQTLFLLSNQPRNPNRAQRIPGGAGGVAGGVWVRERYTIHRPLERTDVFTVTGQTVGRHVRKGRRYGNNTSQTFDSSGNLVASNISTGLMSYVPDPDLADGAEGITGDELVAVGPDGDAAMSNPHLDRLAELSVGDVFGGHDVTVSLEMMAARDTKNPSNPIHSDPELAKKAGLRRPIAGGNHVLSFVLEVLMDAIGTEGLLYGSSFDVRWKAPVEDGVVIVPTATVIETGDSSGVDMVVFDTEARLGADGPVAMTARVCVPAARS, from the coding sequence ATGGGGGAATTTCCAAGACAACTGGTCGCCGTTTCGGGGCCCATCGACGCAGACAAGCTCGACGGCGTGGCCGCAGGGATGGGCGCCTGGGGTGACCACACCAGATCCCTGCTCGACAAAGGAATCGTGTCGCCAGACATGATCTGTGGCCAGACGCTGTTCCTGCTTTCGAACCAGCCGCGCAATCCGAACAGAGCCCAACGCATACCCGGCGGGGCCGGAGGTGTCGCGGGAGGCGTGTGGGTCCGCGAGCGCTACACCATTCACCGGCCGCTCGAGCGAACCGACGTGTTCACCGTGACCGGCCAAACGGTCGGGCGACATGTGCGCAAGGGACGCCGATACGGCAACAACACCAGCCAGACCTTCGACTCGTCCGGAAACCTGGTTGCCAGCAACATCAGCACAGGCCTGATGTCCTATGTTCCCGACCCCGACCTGGCCGATGGCGCAGAAGGAATCACCGGTGACGAGTTGGTGGCGGTTGGCCCAGACGGCGACGCGGCCATGTCCAACCCACACCTCGATCGCCTTGCCGAGCTGTCGGTCGGCGATGTGTTCGGTGGCCATGACGTGACGGTGAGCCTCGAGATGATGGCCGCCCGCGACACCAAGAACCCGTCCAATCCCATCCACTCCGACCCCGAGCTGGCGAAAAAGGCCGGGCTGCGGCGCCCCATTGCCGGCGGCAACCACGTGCTGTCGTTCGTGCTCGAGGTGCTTATGGATGCCATCGGAACAGAGGGCTTGTTGTACGGAAGCTCGTTCGACGTCAGGTGGAAGGCACCGGTCGAGGACGGCGTGGTCATCGTGCCCACAGCAACGGTGATCGAAACGGGTGACAGCTCGGGCGTGGACATGGTGGTGTTCGACACCGAAGCCAGGCTCGGAGCCGACGGGCCCGTGGCCATGACCGCACGAGTCTGCGTGCCCGCAGCACGCTCATGA
- a CDS encoding CoA transferase yields the protein MSARPLAGVRVIELANRSAALAGRILADLGAEVIMVEPPGGSQIRHEGPHLGGIADGERSFAHLYFDINKLSVVLDLDDPQDMARFEALVSTADVLIDTEAPGRLDALGAFHARLRSANPGLIQCSVTPFGLDTAWKDRAANDLVACAAGGLVWVSGSPRGVPVQGAANPSYTMAGLAAASAVMIALHQRDLGASDARGSGQHIDISLQEAAALAVMQTNTPSAWVWHKRIPARPGLSAAMPCRDGKFVGLLVRPDRFDGFLAWAEREGIDHGMTADDWHYARLESPRQGNPVSETTLALAAKLTRDQFVAGALEADIICLPVLDFPDLEKTEQFRVNDQFIDVEHELFGTLGSLRSPVDAVGQVPQRRAPLLGEHQDLAAEAQPVAAKSASAPAVVPNDPARALEGLRVVDFGWVLAAPIGTRILASFGAEVIRVESSTKPDSMRSQIGPDGKPDPDLGGLHNVVNAGKKSLAVDLTTDAGRALVIELIATADVVVNNFRPGSLERMGLGYEVLQAAKPDLILLNMPGAHRHGPWARRPSMGNILMAASGFNMLTGFADERPRGIGVAYPDFTSPHLLVSTVLAAVRQREKTGEGAELHLPQLSGLLSLLGAEWMQFKATGAQPAPNANRHPDLCPHGVFRAANETIPETGAQLDAWVAIAVDGQDQWRSFCQAAGHVEWLNDERFATHADRKANEDALDELINRWSSTLDKWQVTELLQAAGIAAAPVENLRDMLELDPQLGRHYQQTSQPLRPDLEIPVDREAARWVGAELWLDRSPAVGEHNEYVVQTLLGRTDDQFVQLMVDGTLG from the coding sequence ATGAGTGCGCGTCCACTCGCCGGTGTGCGAGTGATCGAACTGGCAAACCGATCGGCAGCCTTGGCCGGACGAATCCTGGCCGACCTCGGTGCCGAGGTGATCATGGTCGAACCTCCGGGCGGCTCGCAGATACGCCACGAAGGACCCCACCTGGGCGGCATCGCCGACGGTGAGCGTTCGTTCGCCCACCTGTACTTCGACATCAACAAGCTGTCGGTGGTTCTCGATTTGGACGACCCGCAGGACATGGCGCGGTTCGAGGCGCTGGTCAGCACGGCCGACGTGCTGATCGACACCGAAGCACCCGGCCGCCTGGACGCCCTGGGTGCGTTCCACGCAAGACTGCGCTCGGCAAACCCGGGGTTGATCCAATGTTCGGTCACCCCGTTCGGGCTCGACACCGCTTGGAAAGACCGAGCGGCGAACGACCTGGTGGCGTGCGCCGCCGGCGGGCTCGTGTGGGTGTCGGGATCGCCGCGCGGGGTTCCGGTTCAGGGAGCAGCAAACCCGTCGTACACGATGGCCGGTTTGGCGGCCGCCTCGGCCGTGATGATCGCCCTGCACCAGCGCGACCTGGGAGCGTCCGACGCCCGAGGCAGCGGACAGCACATCGACATCTCGCTGCAAGAAGCAGCTGCGCTGGCAGTGATGCAGACGAACACACCAAGCGCTTGGGTTTGGCACAAGCGCATCCCCGCCCGCCCGGGCCTGTCGGCGGCGATGCCGTGTCGAGATGGCAAGTTCGTAGGCCTGCTGGTGCGCCCAGACCGTTTCGACGGCTTCCTGGCGTGGGCCGAGCGCGAGGGAATCGATCATGGCATGACCGCAGACGACTGGCACTACGCCCGTCTCGAGTCGCCTCGCCAGGGCAACCCCGTATCGGAGACGACCCTGGCGCTGGCGGCCAAGCTGACGCGAGATCAGTTCGTTGCCGGAGCGCTCGAGGCCGACATCATCTGCCTGCCGGTGCTGGACTTCCCCGACCTGGAGAAGACCGAGCAGTTCAGGGTGAACGATCAGTTCATAGACGTCGAACACGAACTGTTCGGCACCCTGGGCAGCCTCCGGTCGCCCGTCGATGCCGTAGGGCAGGTGCCACAGCGCCGCGCGCCGCTGCTTGGCGAACACCAGGACCTTGCTGCAGAGGCCCAACCGGTGGCGGCGAAAAGCGCCAGCGCACCAGCCGTGGTGCCGAACGATCCGGCCCGGGCTCTCGAGGGCCTCCGGGTGGTCGACTTCGGGTGGGTGTTGGCCGCCCCCATCGGGACGCGGATTCTGGCCAGCTTCGGGGCCGAGGTGATCAGGGTCGAATCGAGCACCAAACCCGACTCGATGCGCAGCCAGATAGGTCCCGATGGCAAGCCAGACCCAGACCTCGGCGGTCTGCACAACGTCGTCAACGCCGGCAAGAAGTCGCTTGCGGTAGACCTCACCACCGACGCCGGCCGGGCGCTGGTGATCGAGCTGATCGCAACAGCAGACGTAGTGGTCAACAACTTCCGTCCCGGATCGCTCGAGCGAATGGGCTTGGGCTACGAGGTCTTGCAGGCCGCGAAACCCGACCTGATCTTGCTGAACATGCCAGGCGCACACAGACACGGTCCGTGGGCTCGCCGGCCGAGCATGGGCAACATCTTGATGGCCGCGTCGGGTTTCAACATGCTGACGGGCTTCGCCGACGAACGCCCGCGAGGCATCGGCGTGGCCTACCCAGATTTCACCTCGCCCCATCTGTTGGTGTCGACAGTGCTGGCTGCGGTACGCCAGCGCGAAAAGACCGGCGAGGGAGCCGAGCTGCACCTGCCACAGCTTTCGGGCCTGCTGTCGTTGCTGGGCGCCGAGTGGATGCAGTTCAAAGCCACAGGCGCACAGCCCGCGCCTAACGCCAACCGGCATCCCGACCTCTGCCCCCATGGCGTGTTTCGAGCCGCCAACGAGACGATCCCCGAAACCGGTGCCCAGCTCGACGCCTGGGTGGCGATTGCCGTTGACGGACAGGATCAGTGGCGGTCGTTCTGCCAGGCCGCAGGCCATGTCGAGTGGCTGAACGACGAGCGGTTCGCAACCCACGCCGACCGCAAGGCCAACGAGGACGCGCTCGACGAGCTGATCAACCGGTGGAGCTCGACGCTGGACAAGTGGCAGGTCACCGAGCTGCTGCAGGCGGCGGGCATTGCGGCGGCACCTGTCGAGAACCTTCGCGACATGCTCGAGCTCGATCCTCAACTGGGCCGCCACTACCAGCAGACCTCCCAGCCACTGCGCCCCGACCTCGAGATACCCGTCGACCGCGAGGCTGCCCGCTGGGTTGGCGCCGAGCTGTGGCTCGACCGCTCGCCGGCGGTCGGCGAGCACAACGAATACGTCGTGCAGACCTTGCTCGGGCGCACAGATGACCAGTTCGTTCAGCTGATGGTGGACGGCACCCTGGGTTGA
- a CDS encoding SulP family inorganic anion transporter gives MRALPRPTAPTLGDVVAGLSVVLALIPQGLAYAELAGMPSRYGLVAGTIPPIAAALFVSSPYLQTGPTALSSLLVAGALAHIAIPGTADYIEAAALLALMVGVIRIAFGLLRMGISAYLVSQPVLVGFTTSAAILIIGSQLPNIVGAGSDRDRVLVRAYDVLTHPDGWNWEAIAVAGFTYGLIVLLRKIHRVFPSVLVGVGATWLAAEMLDLEVARVGSFESGWIELHTSFPLGEFSHLLVPAFVIALIGFAEPASIARTFAAAERKPWSANREFVSQGVANVAAAFSGGYPVGGSFGRSGLNYRAGADTAWSGAITGMAMLALLPFAGVFETIPKAALAAVVVSAVSSLLDFPRLFAVARRSLPQFATALATMAGTMLFDPRIDRGIILGVVLAVIVHLWRELPIHIDHSYEAPILSVAPRGVLWFGSVNRMVEVALQIVADHPEATHLEIDLSGVGRLDTTAAGELGEFAREIRESGMNVEFVGIPPHAQRLRAALHEPLGDGDD, from the coding sequence GTGCGAGCCCTCCCCCGCCCCACCGCACCCACACTCGGAGATGTCGTCGCCGGGCTCAGCGTCGTACTGGCGCTGATCCCCCAAGGGCTCGCATATGCCGAGCTGGCCGGTATGCCAAGTCGCTATGGCCTGGTGGCCGGCACCATCCCTCCGATAGCCGCGGCCCTGTTCGTTTCGTCGCCCTACCTCCAAACCGGTCCCACAGCCCTGTCGTCGCTGCTGGTCGCCGGTGCTCTGGCCCACATCGCCATTCCCGGAACCGCCGACTACATCGAAGCCGCGGCCCTGTTGGCCCTGATGGTCGGTGTGATTCGAATCGCGTTCGGCCTGTTGCGCATGGGCATCTCGGCCTACCTGGTCAGCCAGCCCGTGTTGGTTGGCTTCACCACCAGTGCGGCGATATTGATCATCGGGTCTCAGCTGCCCAACATCGTCGGCGCCGGGTCGGATCGTGACCGGGTGTTGGTCAGGGCATACGACGTCCTGACCCACCCCGACGGTTGGAACTGGGAGGCGATTGCCGTCGCCGGATTCACCTACGGGCTCATCGTGTTGTTGCGAAAGATCCACCGGGTGTTCCCCAGCGTGTTGGTGGGCGTGGGTGCCACCTGGCTGGCCGCAGAGATGCTCGACCTCGAGGTAGCCCGCGTCGGCAGCTTCGAAAGCGGATGGATCGAGCTGCACACCTCGTTCCCGCTCGGCGAGTTCTCGCACCTGCTGGTGCCCGCTTTCGTCATCGCGTTGATCGGCTTCGCGGAACCCGCCTCGATCGCTCGTACATTCGCCGCCGCCGAACGCAAGCCCTGGAGTGCCAACCGCGAGTTCGTCAGCCAGGGCGTGGCAAACGTGGCGGCGGCGTTCAGCGGCGGTTACCCGGTGGGTGGCTCGTTCGGACGGTCGGGCCTGAACTACCGTGCCGGCGCCGACACGGCATGGTCGGGCGCCATAACCGGCATGGCGATGCTGGCGCTGCTGCCCTTCGCCGGGGTGTTCGAGACCATCCCCAAGGCCGCGCTGGCCGCCGTCGTGGTCAGCGCCGTGTCGAGCCTGCTCGACTTCCCGCGCCTGTTCGCCGTGGCCCGGCGCAGTCTGCCGCAGTTCGCCACCGCACTGGCCACGATGGCCGGCACGATGCTGTTCGACCCGCGCATCGACCGAGGCATCATCCTGGGTGTCGTGCTGGCCGTCATCGTGCATCTGTGGCGCGAGCTGCCCATACACATCGACCACAGCTACGAAGCGCCCATCCTGTCGGTGGCGCCGCGGGGGGTTCTGTGGTTCGGCTCGGTCAACCGCATGGTCGAGGTGGCACTGCAGATCGTGGCCGACCACCCCGAGGCCACCCACCTCGAGATCGACCTGTCGGGTGTGGGCAGGTTGGACACGACGGCGGCCGGCGAGTTGGGCGAATTCGCCAGAGAGATCCGCGAGAGCGGCATGAACGTCGAGTTCGTGGGCATCCCACCCCACGCCCAACGCTTGCGCGCCGCTCTGCACGAACCCCTGGGCGACGGCGACGACTAG
- a CDS encoding ROK family protein → MTPTILAIDIGGTKLEVGLVGADDGRILTRHRIATPSVGDGEELLATVFDLAQATLDDDAGEPPQSCGVGCGGPMRMAERLVSPLNIAQWRDFPLAQRLEQRFGLVTHVDNDAKALALGEGWRGAAAGCPNYLAMVVSTGVGAGIVLEGRLLDGADGNAGHIGHLIVNPGGREHAGIRGSLEGEASGTAIAALTSAPAAAADDTWRRRTGTLVGRAVGGVANLLDLKLAVVAGSVALGFGDDFFHAAQAEVDRVALLDHSLGTRIVPAGLGPDGPLVGAAAVSLYRRGLLHLG, encoded by the coding sequence GTGACGCCCACCATCCTCGCCATCGACATCGGAGGCACCAAGCTCGAGGTCGGGCTGGTCGGCGCCGACGACGGACGGATATTGACGCGCCATCGGATAGCGACCCCTTCGGTTGGTGATGGCGAGGAGTTGCTGGCCACCGTCTTCGACCTGGCCCAGGCCACCCTCGACGACGACGCGGGCGAGCCTCCGCAGTCTTGCGGTGTGGGCTGTGGCGGGCCCATGCGCATGGCCGAACGCCTGGTTTCGCCGCTGAACATCGCCCAGTGGAGAGACTTCCCGCTGGCTCAACGGCTCGAGCAGCGGTTTGGTTTGGTGACCCATGTCGACAACGACGCCAAGGCGTTGGCGCTGGGCGAGGGTTGGCGCGGGGCGGCGGCCGGATGCCCCAACTACCTGGCCATGGTGGTCTCGACGGGTGTGGGCGCCGGGATCGTGCTCGAGGGGCGATTGCTCGACGGGGCCGACGGCAACGCGGGCCACATCGGTCACCTGATCGTCAACCCGGGCGGTCGCGAACACGCAGGAATTCGAGGTTCGCTGGAAGGCGAAGCCTCAGGCACAGCGATTGCGGCGTTGACCTCGGCTCCTGCGGCCGCAGCCGACGACACGTGGCGGCGCCGCACTGGCACCCTGGTGGGCCGGGCTGTCGGCGGGGTGGCGAACCTCCTCGATCTCAAGCTGGCTGTCGTAGCCGGGTCGGTGGCGCTGGGTTTCGGCGACGACTTCTTCCATGCGGCCCAAGCCGAGGTAGACCGGGTTGCGTTGCTCGATCACAGCCTGGGCACACGAATCGTGCCCGCAGGGCTTGGACCGGACGGCCCGCTGGTGGGTGCGGCAGCTGTGTCGCTTTACCGGCGCGGTCTACTGCACCTGGGCTAG